Genomic window (Tautonia rosea):
CCCCTCAGGCCCCGGCGAAGGTTGCTCCGGCTCCGGCTCCTGCCCCTCAGGCTCCGGCGAAGGTTGCCCCGGCTCCGGCTCCTGCCCCTCAGGCCCCGGCGAAGGCGACTGGCCAGTACTGAGCCAGGCCCCCGGTTTCTTCCGGCATCGCTCTGCGTGATCGTCCCGATCCGCCCAGACCCCAGGAGATGCGTTCTCCCGGGCTCTGGGCGTTTCTCGTTGCGCTCAGCTCATCGGGTGACGAGACGCGATCGCCCGACGTATCATGGCGGCCGGTCGATCGAATCGACTCGCGCATGTCGTCGGATTCCAATGTGTTTATCAATCCATCGAGGAGCCACGGATGAGCCTGATGCGCAGCGTCTTGACGATGATCGGCCTGTTCCTCCTGAACGGACCGATTCCGGCCTCCCCACCGGACCGTCCCCGACCTCACATCGTCCTGATCCTCCTTGACGACCTTGGCTACGGCGACCTCGGCTGTACCAACCCCGAGGCGAAGACCGTCACCCCCCGCATCGACCGCCTCGCCGCCGAGGGCCTGCGCTTCACCGATGCCCACGCCCCCGGCTCCGTCTGCGTCCCCTCACGCTACGGACTGCTCACCGGCCGAGACCCCTGGCGCACTTCCCTCGATTGGCAACGCCAGGCCATCATCGAGCCCGACCGCCCGACGCTCCCCTCCCTGCTCCGAGACGCCGGCTACACCACCGCCATGGTCGGCAAGTGGCACCAGGGGTTCGACGGCGGCATCGACTTCGCCTACGACCAACCCCTGACCGGCGGGCCCGTCGATCGCGGCTTCGACACGTTTTTCGGCATGCACGCCTCGCTCGACATCCCCCCGTATTTTTACATCAACGACTCCTCCGTCGTCGCCCCCCCGACCCTCACCATCGACGACCACGTCAGCCCCGCCCCCTGGTCCCGCATCCAGGGGGCCTTCTGGCGAGCCGGCCCCATCGCCCCCGGCTTCGTCATGGAGCAGGTCCTCCCTCGATTCACCGACGAGGCCATCGCCACCCTCGACCGCTTCGCCGCCGACCGCCCCGGCGACCCCAGCTTTCTCTACCTCGCCCTCACCGCCCCTCACACCCCCTGGCTCCCCGACGATCGCTTCCTCGACCTCGGCGGGGCCGAACTCTACAGCGCCTTCGTCGCGCACGTCGATCACGAGGTCGGCCGCGTCCTCGACGCGATCGACCGCCTTGGCCGTCGCGATGACA
Coding sequences:
- a CDS encoding sulfatase family protein; this translates as MSLMRSVLTMIGLFLLNGPIPASPPDRPRPHIVLILLDDLGYGDLGCTNPEAKTVTPRIDRLAAEGLRFTDAHAPGSVCVPSRYGLLTGRDPWRTSLDWQRQAIIEPDRPTLPSLLRDAGYTTAMVGKWHQGFDGGIDFAYDQPLTGGPVDRGFDTFFGMHASLDIPPYFYINDSSVVAPPTLTIDDHVSPAPWSRIQGAFWRAGPIAPGFVMEQVLPRFTDEAIATLDRFAADRPGDPSFLYLALTAPHTPWLPDDRFLDLGGAELYSAFVAHVDHEVGRVLDAIDRLGRRDDTLVILASDNGPVWDSKDIDRTGHRSAGPFRGMKGDAWEGGHRIPFLVRWPGQTPEGTTTDALLSFTDLLATFAAIVGRDLPDDAGEDSFNLLPVWRGQPPDQPIRDTLVTQSSSGVLAVRCGPWKLIPMLGSGGFSLPRRLDPEPDGPTGQLYHLASDPSEQHNRFADHPEIVADLTSLLDHLRASGRSRPPTAE